A region of Streptomyces cinnamoneus DNA encodes the following proteins:
- a CDS encoding DUF3151 domain-containing protein: MSIHENLLGGPPPTHLPDDPEPRELLASGAAPAEVAAKYPASSLAWAQLADEAFEGGRVVESYAYARTGYHRGLDALRRSGWKGHGPVPFEHEPNRGFLRALHALARAAQAIGEHEEYERCSTFLRDSSPTAANTLG; encoded by the coding sequence ATGTCCATTCACGAGAACCTGCTCGGGGGACCGCCCCCGACCCACCTGCCCGACGACCCGGAGCCGCGCGAGCTGCTCGCCTCCGGTGCGGCCCCCGCCGAGGTCGCCGCCAAGTACCCGGCGTCCTCCCTGGCCTGGGCGCAGCTCGCCGACGAGGCGTTCGAGGGCGGCCGGGTCGTCGAGTCGTACGCCTACGCCCGCACCGGCTACCACCGCGGCCTCGACGCGCTGCGCCGCAGCGGCTGGAAGGGCCACGGCCCGGTGCCCTTCGAGCACGAGCCCAACCGCGGGTTCCTGCGCGCCCTGCACGCCCTGGCGCGCGCCGCACAGGCGATCGGTGAGCACGAGGAGTACGAGCGCTGCTCGACCTTCCTGCGCGACAGCTCCCCCACGGCCGCCAACACGCTGGGCTGA
- the kynU gene encoding kynureninase, with translation MSDLDLAQEARRLDAADALRAKREEFALDDHDTTVYLDGNSLGALPRAVPARLADVVEREWGRLRIRSWTESGWWTAPERVGDRIGRLVGAAPGQVVAGDSTSVNVFKAVVAAARLAADGDGGRDEILVDAATFPTDGYIAASAARLTGCRIRAVDAGDVASAAGPRTAVALVNHVDYRTGRLHDLPGTTAAVHAAGGRVVWDLCHSAGALPVALDADGVDLAVGCTYKYLNGGPGSPAYLYVRRELQPRFDSPLPGWNSHADPFGMSPQYAPADGAVRGRVGTPDILSLLALEAALDVWDGVAVEAVRAKSLALTDFFLRCVAAYVPGGRLECVTPTAHDERGSQVSLRCADADEVMAELVRRGVVGDFRRPDVLRFGFTPLYTGFADAERAARVLAEVLGP, from the coding sequence GTGTCTGACCTCGACCTCGCCCAGGAGGCACGGCGCCTCGACGCCGCCGACGCATTGCGGGCCAAGCGCGAGGAGTTCGCGCTGGACGACCACGACACCACCGTCTACCTGGACGGCAACTCCCTGGGCGCGCTGCCCCGGGCCGTGCCGGCCCGCCTCGCCGACGTCGTCGAGCGGGAGTGGGGGCGGCTGCGCATCCGCTCGTGGACCGAGTCGGGCTGGTGGACCGCGCCCGAGCGGGTCGGCGACCGGATCGGACGGCTCGTGGGGGCCGCCCCCGGCCAGGTCGTGGCCGGCGACTCGACGAGCGTCAACGTCTTCAAGGCGGTCGTGGCTGCGGCCCGCCTCGCGGCGGACGGGGACGGCGGCCGCGACGAGATCCTCGTCGACGCGGCCACCTTCCCGACCGACGGCTACATCGCCGCCTCCGCCGCCCGGCTGACGGGCTGCCGGATCCGCGCCGTCGACGCCGGGGACGTCGCCTCCGCCGCCGGGCCGCGCACCGCCGTCGCGCTCGTCAACCACGTCGACTACCGCACGGGGCGGCTGCACGACCTGCCCGGCACCACGGCCGCCGTGCACGCCGCCGGGGGCCGCGTGGTGTGGGACCTGTGCCACAGCGCGGGCGCGCTGCCCGTCGCGCTCGACGCGGACGGCGTGGACCTCGCCGTGGGCTGCACGTACAAGTACCTCAACGGCGGCCCCGGTTCGCCGGCCTACCTCTACGTGCGCCGCGAGCTCCAGCCGCGCTTCGACTCCCCGCTGCCGGGGTGGAACTCCCACGCCGACCCCTTCGGCATGTCGCCGCAGTACGCCCCCGCCGACGGCGCGGTCCGCGGCCGCGTCGGCACGCCGGACATCCTCTCCCTGCTCGCCCTGGAGGCGGCGCTGGACGTGTGGGACGGCGTGGCCGTCGAGGCCGTACGGGCCAAGAGCCTCGCCCTCACGGACTTCTTCCTGCGCTGCGTCGCCGCGTACGTGCCCGGCGGGCGGCTGGAGTGCGTCACGCCGACCGCGCACGACGAGCGCGGCAGCCAGGTGTCGCTGCGCTGCGCGGACGCGGACGAGGTCATGGCCGAGCTCGTCCGCCGCGGCGTCGTCGGCGACTTCCGCCGCCCCGACGTGCTGCGCTTCGGCTTCACGCCGCTGTACACGGGCTTCGCCGACGCGGAGCGCGCCGCGCGCGTGCTGGCGGAGGTCCTGGGGCCGTGA
- a CDS encoding aldose epimerase produces MTNISAPQPVRLAAGDAEVTVDPAGGCRLSSLTIAGTELLRQGERYGAFPMVPWCGRIALGRFRNGGDVHQMPLNAAPHAIHGTGRDAAWRTARADKRSAAFTYDLAEPWPYSGRVTQLVELSEDSLTLTMGVETYGDSFPAQAGWHPWFLRNLGSGKDVELDFAAAWQEERGADHLPTGHRIDPRPGPWDDCFGMPDGVDVTLTWPGALELKVTSRAEWVVVYDEQTEAVCVEPQSGPPNGLNTDPRLVTPIDPLEISTTWSWRSLA; encoded by the coding sequence ATGACGAATATCAGCGCACCCCAGCCGGTACGGCTGGCCGCCGGCGACGCCGAAGTGACCGTGGACCCCGCGGGCGGCTGCCGCCTCAGCAGCCTCACGATCGCCGGCACCGAACTCCTCCGCCAGGGGGAGCGGTACGGCGCCTTCCCGATGGTCCCCTGGTGCGGCCGCATCGCCCTCGGCCGCTTCCGCAACGGCGGCGACGTCCACCAGATGCCCCTCAACGCCGCGCCCCACGCCATCCACGGCACCGGCCGGGACGCCGCCTGGCGCACCGCCCGTGCCGACAAGCGCTCCGCCGCGTTCACGTACGACCTCGCCGAGCCGTGGCCGTACAGCGGACGCGTCACCCAGTTGGTGGAGCTGAGCGAGGATTCCCTGACCCTGACCATGGGCGTCGAGACCTACGGCGACTCCTTTCCGGCGCAGGCCGGCTGGCACCCGTGGTTCCTGCGGAACCTCGGCAGCGGCAAGGACGTGGAGCTCGACTTCGCCGCCGCCTGGCAGGAGGAGCGCGGCGCGGACCACCTGCCCACCGGCCACCGGATCGACCCGCGGCCCGGCCCCTGGGACGACTGCTTCGGGATGCCCGACGGCGTCGACGTCACCCTCACCTGGCCCGGTGCGCTGGAGCTGAAGGTCACCAGCCGGGCCGAGTGGGTCGTGGTCTACGACGAGCAGACCGAGGCGGTCTGCGTGGAGCCGCAGTCCGGTCCGCCGAACGGTCTCAACACCGATCCCCGCCTGGTCACGCCCATCGATCCGCTCGAAATCTCCACGACGTGGAGCTGGCGGTCCCTGGCCTAA
- the pyrE gene encoding orotate phosphoribosyltransferase, with protein sequence MAMTDARDALLQQIKDKAVVHGKVTLSSGKEADYYIDLRRITLDAEAAPLVGQVMLDATADLAFDAVGGLTLGADPVATSMLHAAAARGRKLDAFVVRKAQKTHGMQRRIEGPDIKGRRVLVVEDTSTTGGSPLTAVEAAREAGAEVVAVATIVDRGAEQAIQDAGLRYVTGYSLGDLGLG encoded by the coding sequence ATGGCCATGACCGACGCACGTGACGCCCTGCTTCAGCAGATCAAGGACAAGGCCGTGGTCCACGGCAAGGTGACCCTCTCCTCCGGCAAGGAGGCCGACTACTACATCGACCTGCGCCGGATCACCCTGGACGCCGAGGCGGCGCCGCTGGTCGGCCAGGTGATGCTGGACGCCACGGCGGACCTGGCCTTCGACGCCGTCGGCGGCCTCACCCTGGGCGCGGACCCGGTCGCCACCTCGATGCTGCACGCGGCCGCCGCGCGCGGCCGCAAGCTCGACGCGTTCGTGGTCCGCAAGGCCCAGAAGACGCACGGCATGCAGCGCCGCATCGAGGGCCCGGACATCAAGGGCCGTCGCGTGCTCGTCGTCGAGGACACCTCCACGACCGGCGGCTCCCCGCTGACCGCCGTCGAGGCGGCGCGTGAGGCCGGCGCCGAGGTCGTCGCCGTGGCGACGATCGTCGACCGCGGCGCCGAGCAGGCCATCCAGGACGCCGGGCTGCGCTATGTGACCGGCTACTCCCTGGGGGACCTCGGGCTGGGCTGA
- a CDS encoding sensor histidine kinase has product MRSEMRVVQGALDSIRADLFTDAFDLRPMAPLPAGHPLVRRAPGRAARYVRWLPHAGVTAFVVLAVLAMVGNESFPAAVVIGSFVAVPLLTTLFRPIGAWWLSLGAMLVSAGLLGSSPWVTPVAPSHLLVMCLVTVRTRPRVAAEMWLLTTVFGGFVSAVSGYGYRDDMFQGTVMSAVVLFVVAALRGLRDSKRQVAVQAAVTEAERSRRTVLEERTTIARELHDVVAHHMSVVAIQAEAAPYRVQDPPPELAAAFATIRENAVAALTELRRVLGVVRSEDPGAFGAAPPEAPQPTLADLDGLLANVREAGLPVERVTTGQARPLPQGVELSAYRIVQEALSNALRHAPGSTARVEVSHVLGGLGLRVVNGRPDRLAKPSPGAGHGLLGMRERVTMLGGEMTAEATPEGGYEIAAFLPVASGGAAA; this is encoded by the coding sequence ATGCGCAGCGAGATGCGCGTCGTGCAGGGTGCCCTCGACAGCATCCGCGCCGATCTGTTCACCGACGCCTTCGACCTGCGGCCCATGGCACCGCTGCCCGCCGGCCACCCCCTCGTGCGCCGGGCGCCCGGCCGGGCGGCCCGGTACGTGCGGTGGCTGCCGCACGCCGGCGTCACGGCCTTCGTCGTGCTGGCCGTGCTGGCGATGGTGGGCAACGAGTCGTTCCCGGCCGCCGTCGTGATCGGCTCGTTCGTGGCCGTGCCGCTGCTGACCACGTTGTTCCGGCCGATCGGCGCCTGGTGGCTGTCGCTCGGCGCGATGCTGGTCAGTGCCGGTCTCCTGGGCTCCTCGCCCTGGGTCACGCCCGTCGCCCCCTCGCACCTGCTGGTCATGTGCCTGGTGACGGTGCGCACCCGGCCGCGCGTGGCCGCCGAGATGTGGCTGCTGACGACCGTCTTCGGGGGGTTCGTCTCCGCCGTCAGCGGCTACGGGTACCGCGACGACATGTTCCAGGGGACCGTCATGTCGGCCGTGGTCCTCTTCGTCGTCGCCGCCCTCCGCGGCCTGCGCGACTCCAAGCGGCAGGTCGCCGTGCAGGCGGCCGTCACCGAGGCAGAGCGGTCCCGGCGCACGGTCCTGGAGGAACGCACGACGATCGCCCGCGAACTGCACGACGTGGTCGCCCACCACATGTCCGTCGTCGCGATCCAGGCCGAGGCCGCGCCCTACCGCGTCCAGGACCCGCCGCCCGAGCTGGCCGCCGCCTTCGCCACGATCCGCGAGAACGCCGTGGCCGCCCTCACCGAGCTGCGCCGCGTGCTCGGCGTCGTACGGTCCGAGGACCCCGGCGCCTTCGGCGCCGCCCCGCCGGAGGCGCCCCAGCCGACGCTGGCCGACCTCGACGGGCTCCTGGCGAACGTCCGCGAGGCCGGGCTCCCGGTCGAGCGGGTCACCACCGGCCAGGCCCGGCCCCTGCCCCAGGGAGTGGAGCTGTCCGCCTACCGGATCGTGCAGGAGGCGCTCAGCAACGCGCTGCGCCACGCCCCGGGCTCCACCGCCCGCGTGGAGGTCAGCCACGTGCTGGGCGGGCTCGGCCTGCGCGTCGTCAACGGCCGCCCGGACCGGCTCGCCAAGCCCTCCCCGGGCGCCGGCCACGGCCTGCTGGGCATGCGGGAGCGCGTGACGATGCTCGGCGGCGAGATGACGGCCGAGGCCACCCCCGAGGGCGGCTACGAGATCGCCGCCTTCCTCCCCGTCGCGTCCGGCGGGGCCGCCGCGTGA
- a CDS encoding alpha/beta hydrolase: protein MTRVETVAYGPHPSQVVDFHLPARGAAPDVRVTLLHGGFWREAYDRAHLVPLATELAERGLEVALAEYRRVGGGGGWPETFDDVVRAAGTRRDAPAARRHVLVGHSAGGHLALWAASSPAAGAVAVDHVVALAPVADLARARELGLSRGAVGELVAPDREHAADPMRLPPPRVPVTLVHGTRDEDVPVDLSRAYARAARAAGAAVELTVLEGAGHYEPITPGTPGCAAWAASLTTA, encoded by the coding sequence GTGACCCGGGTCGAGACCGTGGCCTACGGCCCCCATCCCAGTCAGGTCGTCGACTTCCACCTGCCCGCGCGCGGGGCGGCGCCGGACGTGCGGGTGACGCTGCTGCACGGCGGCTTCTGGCGTGAGGCGTACGACCGCGCGCACCTGGTGCCCCTGGCCACGGAGCTGGCGGAGCGGGGGCTGGAGGTCGCGCTCGCCGAGTACCGCCGCGTGGGCGGTGGCGGCGGCTGGCCGGAGACCTTCGACGACGTGGTGCGGGCGGCCGGCACGCGGCGGGACGCACCCGCAGCGCGCCGGCACGTCCTGGTGGGGCACTCCGCGGGCGGCCACCTCGCCCTGTGGGCGGCGTCGTCGCCGGCGGCGGGGGCCGTGGCCGTCGACCACGTCGTGGCGCTGGCCCCGGTCGCCGACCTGGCCCGGGCCCGGGAGCTGGGGCTGAGCCGGGGCGCGGTGGGGGAGCTGGTGGCCCCGGACCGGGAGCACGCGGCGGACCCCATGCGCCTGCCGCCGCCGCGGGTGCCGGTGACGCTGGTCCACGGCACGCGCGACGAGGACGTGCCGGTGGACCTGTCGCGCGCGTACGCGCGTGCGGCGCGGGCCGCGGGGGCGGCCGTGGAGCTGACGGTCCTGGAGGGGGCCGGGCACTACGAGCCGATCACACCGGGCACGCCCGGGTGCGCGGCCTGGGCCGCGTCCCTGACCACCGCGTAG
- the fbaA gene encoding class II fructose-bisphosphate aldolase: MPIATPEIYNEMLDRAKAGKFAYPAINVTSTQTLHAALRGFAEAESDGIIQISTGGAEFLGGQYSKDMVSGAVALAEFAHVVAKKYPVNIALHTDHCPKDKLDGYVRPLLAISQERVAAGQNPLFQSHMWDGSAEKLDENLAIAKELLAEAVKAKIILEVEITPTGGEEDGVSHEINDDLYTTVADVERTAEALGLGEKGRYLLAASFGNVHGVYKPGNVVLKPELLRELQDGIAAKHGKADPFDFVFHGGSGSTEEEIRTALENGVVKMNLDTDTQYAFTRPVADHMFRHYDGVLKIDGEVGDKKTYDPRSWGKLAEAGMAERVTRACADLRATGTKLK; the protein is encoded by the coding sequence ATGCCCATCGCAACCCCCGAGATCTACAACGAGATGCTCGACCGGGCGAAGGCAGGCAAGTTCGCCTACCCGGCCATCAACGTCACCTCGACGCAGACGCTCCACGCCGCGCTGCGCGGCTTCGCCGAGGCGGAGAGCGACGGCATCATCCAGATCTCCACGGGTGGCGCGGAGTTCCTGGGCGGCCAGTACAGCAAGGACATGGTCTCGGGCGCCGTCGCGCTCGCCGAGTTCGCGCACGTCGTCGCCAAGAAGTACCCGGTGAACATCGCGCTGCACACCGACCACTGCCCCAAGGACAAGCTGGACGGCTACGTCCGCCCGCTGCTGGCCATCTCGCAGGAGCGCGTCGCCGCCGGCCAGAACCCGCTCTTCCAGTCCCACATGTGGGACGGCTCCGCCGAGAAGCTCGACGAGAACCTCGCCATCGCCAAGGAGCTCCTCGCCGAGGCCGTGAAGGCGAAGATCATCCTTGAGGTCGAGATCACCCCGACCGGTGGCGAGGAGGACGGCGTCTCCCACGAGATCAACGACGACCTCTACACCACGGTCGCCGACGTGGAGCGCACCGCCGAGGCGCTGGGCCTGGGCGAGAAGGGCCGCTACCTGCTGGCCGCCTCCTTCGGCAACGTCCACGGCGTCTACAAGCCGGGCAACGTCGTCCTGAAGCCGGAGCTGCTGCGCGAGCTGCAGGACGGCATCGCCGCCAAGCACGGCAAGGCCGACCCGTTCGACTTCGTCTTCCACGGCGGCTCCGGCTCCACCGAGGAGGAGATCCGCACCGCGCTGGAGAACGGCGTCGTGAAGATGAACCTCGACACCGACACCCAGTACGCCTTCACCCGCCCGGTCGCGGACCACATGTTCCGCCACTACGACGGCGTCCTGAAGATCGACGGCGAGGTCGGCGACAAGAAGACCTACGACCCGCGCAGCTGGGGCAAGCTGGCCGAGGCCGGCATGGCCGAGCGCGTCACCCGCGCCTGCGCCGACCTGCGCGCCACGGGCACCAAGCTCAAGTAG
- a CDS encoding MFS transporter — protein sequence MSDSARDPRRVSPRQEPAAPTPGDGASAARMGTPVGRWVLLTAVLGSGMAMLDSTVVNVALPHIGRDLDADLAVLQWTVNAYMLTLAGLILLGGALGDRFGRRRVFVLGVVWFALASLLCGLAPDAGVLIAARALQGVGGALLTPGSLALIQAVFHPDDRAAAVGAWSGLGGVASAVGPFVGGWLVDGPGWRWVFLINLPLAALCVPVALRHVPETRDPAAHGRFDVLGAALGALALGAVTYALIAAPDQGASPAVIVPAVLGVLLGFAFVYVEARRPDPMLPLGIFRIRLFTSINVVTLFVYAAFSGFFFLSVLQLQVVVGWSALEAGTALLPTTVLMLLLSARSGRIAQRVGARIPLTAGPLLCAAGMLLMTRVGAGAVYWRDVLPALVVLGLGMVVLVAPLTSTVLASVDVARAGLASGINNAAARAAGLIAVAALPLAAGMGPDVYRDPAAFSSTFARAMLMCAGALVIGGVLGWATVREPARPGCHPECAYHCGVSSPPLDPGEGQGVSAE from the coding sequence ATGAGCGACTCCGCGCGGGACCCCCGGCGGGTGTCCCCCCGGCAGGAGCCCGCGGCCCCCACCCCCGGCGACGGGGCGTCCGCGGCGCGCATGGGCACGCCGGTGGGCCGCTGGGTGCTGCTGACGGCCGTCCTCGGCTCGGGCATGGCCATGCTCGACAGCACGGTCGTCAACGTGGCCCTGCCCCACATCGGCAGGGACCTCGACGCCGACCTGGCCGTCCTGCAGTGGACGGTCAACGCCTACATGCTCACGCTGGCCGGGCTCATCCTGCTCGGCGGGGCGCTGGGCGACCGGTTCGGGCGCCGGCGGGTGTTCGTCCTGGGCGTCGTGTGGTTCGCACTCGCGTCGTTGCTGTGCGGGCTGGCGCCGGACGCCGGGGTGCTGATCGCGGCCCGGGCCCTCCAGGGCGTGGGCGGTGCGCTGCTCACCCCTGGCTCGCTGGCCCTCATCCAAGCCGTCTTCCACCCCGACGACCGGGCCGCCGCCGTGGGGGCGTGGTCGGGACTGGGCGGCGTGGCCTCGGCCGTCGGGCCGTTCGTGGGCGGCTGGCTGGTGGACGGGCCGGGCTGGCGCTGGGTGTTCCTCATCAACCTGCCGCTGGCGGCGCTCTGCGTGCCGGTGGCGCTGCGGCACGTCCCGGAGACCCGGGACCCGGCCGCGCACGGCCGCTTCGACGTGCTGGGCGCGGCGCTCGGCGCGCTCGCGCTGGGGGCGGTGACCTATGCCCTGATCGCGGCCCCGGACCAGGGCGCCTCGCCCGCCGTGATCGTTCCGGCGGTGCTCGGAGTCCTGCTGGGATTTGCGTTCGTGTACGTCGAGGCCAGGCGCCCGGACCCCATGCTGCCGCTCGGCATCTTCCGGATCCGGCTGTTCACGTCGATCAACGTCGTCACGCTCTTCGTCTACGCGGCCTTCAGCGGCTTCTTCTTCCTCTCCGTGCTCCAGCTCCAGGTGGTCGTCGGCTGGTCCGCCCTGGAGGCCGGCACGGCCCTGCTGCCCACCACCGTGCTGATGCTGCTGCTGTCGGCCCGTTCGGGGCGGATCGCCCAGCGCGTCGGGGCCCGGATCCCGCTGACGGCGGGGCCGCTGCTGTGCGCGGCGGGGATGCTGCTGATGACCCGGGTGGGCGCCGGGGCGGTCTACTGGCGGGACGTCCTGCCCGCGCTCGTCGTGCTGGGCCTGGGCATGGTGGTGCTGGTCGCGCCGCTCACCTCCACGGTGCTGGCGTCCGTCGACGTCGCCCGGGCGGGCCTGGCCAGCGGCATCAACAACGCCGCCGCGCGGGCGGCCGGGCTGATCGCGGTGGCCGCGCTGCCACTCGCCGCGGGGATGGGCCCCGACGTCTACCGGGACCCCGCGGCGTTCTCGTCGACGTTCGCGCGGGCGATGCTCATGTGCGCCGGGGCGCTCGTGATCGGGGGCGTCCTGGGCTGGGCGACCGTCCGGGAGCCGGCCCGGCCGGGCTGCCACCCGGAGTGCGCGTACCACTGCGGTGTGTCGTCCCCGCCGCTGGACCCCGGCGAGGGGCAGGGCGTGTCCGCGGAGTAG
- a CDS encoding tryptophan 2,3-dioxygenase family protein — translation MPHPQSPVPETGPEAVPAPNLDFESTTPYEDYIRASVLSQLQHPRSDDPGEMVFIVTTQVMELWFTVLVHEWETAARALREDALPVAMAALKRSVHELRSLNASWEPIAHLTPAQFNGYRSALGEASGFQSATYRRLEFLLGDKSASMLVPYRNVPRVHDELEKALHAPSLYDEVLRWLARRGHAVPAAVLERDVAERHTGDPGVEDVWQRVYAGDQDSEECRLGEALTEVAEQVWRWRNDHLVATRRAMGSKVGTGGSGGVAWLEKRAAKNVFPELWTARSRV, via the coding sequence ATGCCGCATCCGCAGTCACCCGTTCCCGAAACCGGCCCGGAGGCCGTGCCGGCCCCGAATCTCGACTTCGAGAGCACGACCCCGTACGAGGACTACATCCGTGCGTCCGTGCTCTCCCAGCTCCAGCACCCCCGCTCGGACGACCCCGGCGAGATGGTCTTCATCGTCACCACCCAGGTGATGGAGCTGTGGTTCACCGTCCTCGTCCACGAGTGGGAGACCGCGGCCCGGGCCCTGCGGGAGGACGCCCTGCCGGTCGCGATGGCGGCCCTCAAGCGCTCGGTCCACGAGCTGCGGTCGCTCAACGCCTCGTGGGAGCCCATAGCCCACCTGACGCCCGCCCAGTTCAACGGCTACCGCTCGGCCCTCGGCGAGGCGTCCGGCTTCCAGTCGGCCACGTACCGGCGCCTGGAGTTCCTGCTGGGCGACAAGTCCGCCTCCATGCTCGTCCCGTACCGCAACGTCCCCCGCGTCCACGACGAGCTGGAGAAGGCGCTGCACGCGCCCAGCCTGTACGACGAGGTCCTGCGCTGGCTCGCCCGGCGCGGCCACGCGGTGCCCGCCGCCGTGCTGGAGCGCGACGTCGCCGAGCGCCACACCGGCGACCCCGGCGTCGAGGACGTGTGGCAGCGGGTCTACGCGGGCGACCAGGACAGCGAGGAGTGCCGGCTGGGCGAGGCCCTGACGGAGGTCGCCGAGCAGGTGTGGCGCTGGCGCAACGACCACCTCGTCGCCACCCGGAGGGCGATGGGCTCGAAGGTCGGCACCGGCGGGTCGGGCGGCGTGGCGTGGCTGGAGAAGCGCGCCGCGAAGAACGTCTTCCCCGAGCTGTGGACGGCGCGCAGCCGTGTCTGA